From a region of the Candidatus Acidiferrales bacterium genome:
- a CDS encoding tyrosine-type recombinase/integrase, with product MKLRELIDSFLEFLKKEKGASEKTLSTYEQSLREFDNFLCEYSGGADPSINSLLEESVRGFLVELDKRHNNRRTVRKKLSSIRSFAKYLVKFEYVERDFTGFISTPKAAKPIPVYIEEEGIRNLLGATPKSAKDFRDIAMIELLYGTGMRVSELCNLDEKDIDFDSRLVTVLGKRRKQRVIPVIDRAIDAVRNYLKVRDETSGRKVSNLFVSSNGKRMLPASVYRIVARRIREVSDVERRGPHTLRHSFATHLLNHGADLEAVRQLLGHESLSTTQVYTHLSVEQLKKIYKSAHPRAK from the coding sequence GTGAAACTGCGTGAATTAATAGATTCTTTTCTCGAATTTCTAAAAAAGGAAAAGGGAGCATCGGAAAAAACTCTCTCTACCTACGAGCAGTCGTTGAGGGAATTCGATAATTTTTTGTGTGAGTATTCGGGTGGTGCGGACCCTTCTATCAATAGTCTGTTGGAAGAAAGTGTTCGGGGTTTTCTTGTCGAACTCGACAAACGGCATAATAATAGAAGGACTGTCCGGAAGAAACTTTCAAGTATAAGATCCTTTGCAAAATATCTCGTGAAGTTTGAATACGTTGAGCGCGATTTCACTGGTTTCATCAGCACTCCGAAAGCGGCTAAGCCGATCCCGGTCTATATAGAGGAGGAGGGAATTAGAAATCTGCTTGGAGCGACTCCGAAAAGTGCGAAGGACTTCCGAGATATAGCTATGATAGAGCTTCTTTACGGAACCGGGATGCGCGTGAGTGAGTTATGTAATTTGGACGAAAAGGACATCGATTTTGACAGCAGGCTCGTTACGGTTTTGGGAAAAAGGAGGAAGCAAAGAGTTATTCCCGTGATCGACAGGGCGATTGATGCTGTCAGGAATTATTTAAAAGTAAGGGACGAAACATCTGGCAGAAAGGTGAGTAATCTTTTCGTTTCATCTAACGGGAAGAGAATGCTCCCGGCTTCCGTATATCGCATTGTCGCGAGGAGAATTCGAGAAGTATCGGACGTTGAGCGAAGGGGTCCTCACACACTGCGTCATTCGTTTGCGACACATCTTCTAAACCATGGTGCAGACCTCGAAGCTGTTCGGCAACTTCTAGGTCATGAGAGTCTGTCCACGACCCAGGTTTATACTCATCTCTCTGTTGAACAGTTGAAAAAAATATACAAGAGTGCTCATCCGCGCGCGAAATAA
- the raiA gene encoding ribosome-associated translation inhibitor RaiA, which produces MNISITSRHFKADPALKSYAEDKVSRLDRFFDGVVRCDVIFLNEHSKPNGTDKMVEIKLAVHNKVLTAQETTNDYFKAVDKVVDRLEGQLVKFKQRLRKV; this is translated from the coding sequence ATGAACATCAGCATCACTTCCAGGCATTTTAAAGCTGACCCGGCTCTCAAATCATACGCTGAGGACAAGGTTTCCAGACTTGACAGATTTTTTGACGGAGTCGTGCGCTGCGACGTCATTTTCCTGAATGAACATTCCAAACCGAACGGAACCGACAAGATGGTCGAAATAAAACTTGCCGTGCACAACAAAGTCTTGACAGCACAGGAGACCACCAACGATTATTTCAAAGCAGTCGATAAAGTGGTCGATAGGCTCGAAGGACAGTTGGTGAAATTCAAACAGAGGCTCCGCAAAGTATAG
- the hprK gene encoding HPr(Ser) kinase/phosphatase gives MASRVWETKEIRRKDISVGELYKLAHDRTKLRPINGDVGFGRLINDKNVHRPGLALAGFVDLFTYNRIQIFGNTEVQFLSSLKPEDRHRSFQTILQFEIPCMIFTDRNEVEPELIDMATARGVSVFGTTLETTRFVYILGEFLDDIFAPSTVVHGSLVDVYGIGLLFLGKSGIGKSEIALDLVERGHRLVADDAVQVVRQGEDILVGKSSKIAQHFMEVRGLGVIDVRSVFGIRAVRKRKRIEVVVELEEWDPNQDYTRTGLDHEYISILSAEVPLVKLPILPGKNITVIAEVIALNHLLRSYDYDAAEVFNKILMDAIKKKKKEGTAANRYFERDIE, from the coding sequence ATGGCATCGCGCGTTTGGGAAACCAAGGAAATAAGGCGAAAAGACATCAGCGTCGGCGAGCTTTACAAGTTAGCCCACGACAGGACAAAGCTGCGTCCGATAAACGGGGATGTCGGCTTCGGAAGACTCATAAACGACAAGAATGTTCACCGGCCCGGTCTTGCCCTCGCAGGCTTCGTCGACCTGTTCACCTACAACCGCATCCAGATTTTCGGCAATACGGAAGTTCAATTCCTCAGCTCGCTCAAGCCTGAAGATAGACACCGCTCATTCCAGACGATACTTCAGTTTGAAATTCCCTGCATGATTTTTACAGACAGGAACGAAGTAGAACCGGAATTAATAGATATGGCGACTGCGCGCGGTGTTTCGGTTTTCGGTACCACTCTGGAAACGACACGCTTTGTTTATATCCTTGGCGAATTCTTAGACGATATTTTTGCTCCAAGCACAGTGGTACACGGTTCGCTGGTTGACGTTTACGGAATAGGGTTGTTGTTCCTCGGAAAGAGCGGCATCGGAAAGAGCGAGATCGCACTTGATCTTGTCGAACGCGGCCACAGACTTGTCGCGGACGACGCCGTCCAAGTCGTTCGTCAAGGAGAAGATATTCTTGTCGGAAAGAGCTCGAAGATCGCGCAGCATTTCATGGAAGTAAGAGGACTCGGTGTTATCGATGTTCGCAGCGTTTTTGGAATCAGGGCCGTCAGAAAAAGAAAACGGATTGAAGTTGTTGTAGAACTTGAAGAGTGGGATCCCAATCAGGATTACACCAGGACCGGCCTTGACCATGAGTATATTTCAATTCTCAGTGCCGAGGTCCCGCTTGTCAAGCTTCCTATCTTGCCGGGCAAAAATATTACGGTCATTGCGGAGGTCATCGCGCTGAACCATCTTCTACGTTCTTACGACTACGATGCAGCAGAGGTATTTAATAAAATACTCATGGACGCGATAAAGAAGAAGAAAAAAGAAGGCACCGCTGCGAATCGATACTTCGAAAGGGATATTGAATGA
- a CDS encoding SDR family NAD(P)-dependent oxidoreductase, translated as MVRKTKKFTKKIVEGALAGKVAIITGGSRGIGKYIARRLAAEGASVVIAGRTISDLKVAQEEISAEGGRVIAVQTDVSNEKSVHRLLSKTLTEFGTIDILINNAGQYIEKSITDMSVEEWINVINTNLTGPFLLTRAVLPEMIEKKDGTIVMISSTSGKRAKANSAAYSASKFGIEGFSEALLREVREHNVRVIVVTPSSVDSSERDSQQILKGGEGARLRAEDVAEVVVGAIKLPPRALVREVELWATNP; from the coding sequence ATGGTGAGAAAGACAAAAAAGTTTACGAAAAAAATTGTTGAAGGTGCTCTTGCTGGAAAAGTGGCGATCATAACGGGAGGATCGAGAGGGATCGGCAAATATATCGCGAGACGTCTGGCTGCTGAAGGTGCCTCCGTGGTTATTGCGGGACGAACGATTTCAGACCTCAAGGTCGCTCAGGAGGAAATTTCAGCCGAGGGAGGACGGGTGATCGCGGTGCAGACAGATGTGTCGAACGAAAAAAGCGTTCACAGGCTGCTTTCTAAGACTCTGACTGAATTCGGGACGATCGATATTCTTATAAACAACGCCGGTCAATACATTGAAAAATCGATCACCGATATGTCTGTTGAAGAATGGATCAATGTTATCAACACCAATTTGACCGGACCGTTTCTTCTGACTCGTGCAGTTCTTCCGGAGATGATAGAAAAGAAGGACGGGACAATAGTGATGATTTCTTCCACCTCGGGCAAGAGGGCAAAGGCGAATTCGGCCGCATACTCGGCATCGAAATTTGGCATCGAAGGATTTTCGGAAGCGCTGCTGAGAGAGGTGAGGGAGCATAATGTCCGCGTGATTGTCGTGACGCCGAGTTCGGTCGATTCGAGCGAGAGAGATTCGCAGCAGATCCTGAAAGGTGGCGAAGGTGCAAGACTTCGCGCCGAGGATGTAGCTGAAGTAGTCGTCGGGGCGATCAAGCTACCGCCGCGCGCTCTCGTTAGAGAAGTAGAACTATGGGCGACAAATCCCTGA
- a CDS encoding radical SAM protein, with protein sequence MFEPSYIRLYESGELERRINILDEMLSSCNICPLDCRVNRTKGEIARCYSRYLPIVSSYCPHFGEEPPLVGTRGAGNIFFGNCNLRCVYCQNYQISQNYKNEIKNEVSCERLAEIMIELQNKGCHNIGLVSPTHFVPQILKSVSIAIEKGLHLPLIYNTNAYDSVDVLRLLDGVIDIYLPDLKYGYDYDGYSYSKVKEYPRFARLAVKEMHRQVGSELVFGNDDLLKRGLVIRHLVLPNDIAGSEETLKWISEELGKDTALSIMSQYYPTNKADAVVLLDRRIRESEYERVLALLDKYGLENGWMQNFESQDYYKPDFSDRVEPFKR encoded by the coding sequence ATGTTTGAACCGTCTTACATAAGACTCTATGAATCTGGCGAGCTGGAGAGAAGAATCAACATTCTCGATGAGATGCTCTCATCGTGCAATATCTGTCCTCTTGATTGCCGGGTCAATCGCACAAAAGGCGAAATTGCACGATGCTACTCCCGCTATCTACCGATCGTGAGTTCGTATTGTCCTCACTTCGGTGAAGAGCCGCCGCTTGTCGGTACGAGAGGTGCAGGAAACATTTTCTTCGGGAATTGCAACCTGCGCTGTGTGTATTGCCAGAATTACCAGATCAGTCAGAATTATAAGAACGAAATAAAGAATGAGGTGAGCTGCGAACGGCTTGCTGAAATTATGATTGAGCTGCAAAACAAAGGCTGTCACAATATCGGTCTTGTTTCGCCGACACACTTCGTTCCACAGATCCTAAAGTCAGTGTCCATCGCGATCGAAAAAGGATTACACCTGCCCCTTATTTACAACACTAATGCTTACGATTCGGTCGATGTCCTTCGCTTGTTAGATGGCGTCATCGACATTTATCTACCAGATTTGAAATACGGCTATGACTACGATGGGTACAGCTATTCTAAAGTCAAAGAGTATCCTAGGTTTGCAAGACTTGCGGTCAAGGAAATGCATCGGCAGGTCGGGAGCGAACTTGTATTCGGCAATGATGATCTATTGAAACGCGGGCTGGTAATCCGCCATTTGGTTTTGCCAAACGATATCGCCGGCAGTGAAGAAACTCTGAAATGGATTTCTGAAGAACTTGGAAAGGACACCGCTCTTTCCATTATGTCTCAGTATTACCCGACGAACAAAGCGGACGCGGTCGTACTTTTAGATCGTCGTATCCGTGAATCTGAGTATGAGCGGGTGCTTGCACTTCTCGACAAATATGGGCTGGAAAATGGATGGATGCAGAATTTCGAGAGCCAGGATTATTATAAGCCCGACTTTTCGGATAGGGTAGAACCGTTCAAGCGCTGA